The following are encoded together in the Zingiber officinale cultivar Zhangliang chromosome 8A, Zo_v1.1, whole genome shotgun sequence genome:
- the LOC122011873 gene encoding uncharacterized protein LOC122011873, which translates to MELRTGRNSAAKALWSQLRVALFVMRKSLAWKQQQLLLEIKLLGESLGDFLYRRRPERPLYGLREHEFSCSNTPNHPLSYGRRYKAGKRRHGYLLPCLHGAVAVAEPEAYCRHASPRRAAVKSVLFSPTAFAVRISNYSSDDEYLGQSAAKVDDEAEEFIRKFYEQLRQQSRMPLLHCQEKELARGL; encoded by the coding sequence ATGGAGCTTCGAACTGGCCGTAATTCGGCTGCCAAAGCACTATGGAGCCAGCTACGTGTCGCCCTCTTTGTGATGAGGAAAAGCTTAGCTTGGAAGCAGCAGCAGCTGCTTCTGGAGATCAAGCTGCTCGGTGAATCCCTCGGTGACTTCTTGTACCGCCGGCGGCCGGAGAGGCCTCTTTATGGGCTGCGTGAGCACGAGTTCTCCTGCAGCAACACCCCCAATCACCCCCTCTCTTACGGCCGCCGCTACAAGGCCGGCAAGCGCCGCCACGGCTACTTGCTCCCGTGCTTGCATGGAGCCGTGGCGGTGGCGGAGCCGGAGGCTTACTGCAGGCACGCCTCGCCTCGGCGTGCCGCCGTGAAATCGGTCCTCTTCTCCCCGACGGCCTTCGCGGTTCGCATCTCTAACTACTCGTCGGACGACGAGTACCTGGGGCAGAGCGCCGCCAAGGTGGACGACGAGGCAGAGGAGTTCATTAGGAAATTCTACGAGCAATTGCGCCAGCAGAGTCGTATGCCGCTGCTTCACTGCCAAGAAAAGGAGCTTGCAAGAGGACTATGA
- the LOC122011872 gene encoding probable beta-1,4-xylosyltransferase IRX10 has product MEKGIWGFTILIVCSLASRTEGLGMDQNRQILGFQGNAGDALDDDPVGRLKVFVYELPSKYNVDLVKRDPRCLTHMFAAEIFMHRFLLSSPVRTLDSEEADWFYVPVYPTCDLTKDGLPLPFRSPRMMRSAIQLIASEWPHWNKTEGADHFFVVPHDFGACFHYQEETAVERGILPLLRRATLVQTFGQKNHVCLKEGSIVIPPYASPQRMHAHLLPPDIPRSIFIYFRGLLHDGMNDPEGCYYARGARASLWLNFKNNPIFDISTEHPSTYYEDMQRSIFCLCPLGWAPWSPRLVEAVVFGCIPVVIADDIVLPFADTIPWTDIAVFVAEKDIVRLDTILTSMPTEIILRKQRLLANPLIKLAVSFPQPSRPGDAFHQILNGLARKLPHGSSVYLQPGQKVLNWTAGSVEDTYPWEK; this is encoded by the exons ATGGAGAAGGGGATCTGGGGCTTTACCATTCTCATTGTCTGCAGCTTGGCATCCCGAACTGAGGGCTTGGGTATGGATCAGAATCGGCAAATACTTGGCTTTCAAG GAAATGCTGGTGACGCATTAGACGATGATCCTGTGGGGAGGTTGAAGGTGTTCGTCTACGAATTGCCCAGCAAGTACAATGTCGACTTGGTAAAAAGAGATCCAAGATGCCTGACTCACATGTTCGCTGCAGAGATTTTCATGCACCGGTTCCTGTTATCGAGTCCTGTTCGAACACTCGATTCCGAGGAAGCTGACTGGTTCTATGTCCCAGTTTACCCAACCTGTGACCTGACCAAAGATGGCCTTCCTCTGCCCTTCAGATCTCCGAGAATGATGAGGAGCGCGATACAACTAATTGCCTCGGAATGGCCTCATTGGAACAAAACTGAAGGAGCAGATCACTTCTTCGTCGTCCCCCACGATTTCGGGGCATGTTTCCATTACCAG GAAGAGACTGCGGTGGAACGCGGAATCCTCCCCCTGCTTCGACGTGCTACGTTGGTGCAGACTTTCGGGCAGAAGAACCATGTCTGCTTGAAGGAGGGATCAATTGTCATTCCTCCATACGCCTCGCCCCAGAGGATGCACGCACACTTGCTTCCTCCAGACATCCCTCGCTCCATCTTCATTTACTTCCGCGGATTGCTTCACGACGGTATGAATGATCCCGAGGGGTGCTACTATGCGAG GGGCGCTCGGGCCTCGTTATGGTTGAACTTCAAGAACAATCCCATCTTCGACATCTCGACCGAACATCCATCGACTTACTACGAAGACATGCAACGCTCGATTTTTTGCTTGTGCCCGTTAGGTTGGGCTCCTTGGAGTCCCCGATTGGTGGAAGCCGTGGTGTTCGGTTGCATTCCCGTGGTCATAGCCGATGACATCGTGCTGCCTTTCGCGGACACAATTCCGTGGACGGACATTGCAGTATTTGTAGCTGAGAAGGACATCGTAAGGTTGGATACGATACTGACTTCGATGCCGACAGAGATTATATTGAGGAAACAGAGACTGCTCGCGAATCCTTTGATTAAGCTGGCCGTGTCTTTCCCACAGCCTTCGAGACCGGGGGATGCCTTCCATCAGATACTGAATGGTCTTGCTCGTAAGCTTCCACATGGAAGCAGCGTCTACTTACAGCCAGGGCAGAAGGTTTTGAACTGGACTGCAGGCTCTGTGGAGGACACTTATCCATGGGAGAAATAG
- the LOC122011875 gene encoding formin-like protein 7 isoform X1: MTNGPFNEQILADKLLNLNSTQHSIETLSHWCIFHRKKAKEVVEMWLHQFHLASRDQRISFLFLANDIVQNSRRKGLEFIEEFWKVLPDVLNGILDNGNDVEKNIVHRLINIWEQRKVFGSHESLKQDMLTKNIDSRNRNGKGISYKLKQPGGEQLQKLISAYSDASGFPFDEETLLDSCQAAVNFVESFETDTWNQTGNFHGSGTVKELVKYHEVLRDSIKKLKAVESTRAIIVACLKEALLEQEIKYSQVRQQLKAAQSGYQLSVNLCNQFNIDMSPDRRLLESPDHGPPGFSSNYAFEYVEGNQKAGNSTSSTLEAAPDAPQLVASTSSTFEAVPGAPQLADLTISTQMQDHAQQFVRSNDIVGSTIEEDLQSNNKRLKLEDDPRVSFQPQPQFVPPFPPLHPNTLNQSSSQPPVPVTYPDSTVELLPPPPLTPFPPPPPPPPLPVAPVAPAFTPLADLTIASTYGYAPAPPFPNYQMVGFPPHPVAGNQYGFQAPEGSNYADQPPFRRLPPPPPPPPPLA, from the exons ATGACGAATGGGCCATTCAATGAGCAGATTTTGGCGGACAAACTTCTTAACCTTAACAGCACACAACATAGCATAGAGA CTTTGTCACATTGGTGTATCTTCCATAGAAAGAAAGCAAAGGAGGTTGTGGAAATGTGGCTACATCAATTTCATTTAGCTTCAAGAGATCAAAGaatatcttttctctttttagCCAACGATATTGTTCAAAATAGCAGGAGGAAGGGCTTAGAGTTTATCGAGGAATTTTGGAAAGTTCTTCCTGATGTTCTCAATGGCATCCTTGATAATGGAAACGATGTTGAAAAAAATATTGTGCATAGATTG ATCAATATATGGGAACAACGCAAAGTTTTTGGCTCTCATGAATCTTTGAAACAAGATATGCTGACAAAGAATATTGATAGTAGAAATCGAAATGGGAAGGGTATTTCTTACAAATTG AAACAACCTGGGGGCGAGCAGCTTCAGAAACTAATTTCAGCTTATAGTGATGCATCAGGGTTTCCCTTTGACGAAGAAACATTATTGGACAGTTGTCAAGCTGCCGTTAACTTTGTTGAGAGCTTTGAAACGGATACGTGGAATCAAA CAGGGAACTTCCATGGTTCTGGAACAGTGAAGGAGCTGGTTAAATATCATGAAGTGTTAAGAGACTCCATAAAAAAATTGAAGGCTGTTGAATCAACAAGAGCAATTATCGTTGCCTGTTTAAAAGAAGCACTACTTGAGCAG GAAATCAAGTATAGCCAAGTTCGCCAACAGCTGAAG GCAGCTCAATCTGGGTATCAACTATCAGTAAACTTGTGCAACCAATTTAATATTGATATGTCACCAGATCGAAGACTTCTGGAATCGCCAGATCATGGACCTCCTGGCTTTTCGAGCAATTATGCTTTCGAATATGTAGAAGGGAACCAGAAGGCAGGAAATTCAACATCCTCAACTCTGGAAGCTGCTCCAGATGCGCCACAGCTTGTAGCTTCTACATCCTCGACTTTCGAAGCTGTTCCAGGTGCGCCACAGCTTGCAGACTTAACAATCTCTACTCAGATGCAAGATCATGCTCAGCAGTTTGTTCGTTCCAATGACATTGTTGGGTCCACAATTGAAGAAGACCTTCAGTCGAACAATAAAAGATTGAAACTCGAGGATGATCCTCGAGTTTCATTTCAACCGCAGCCACAGTTCGTGCCACCCTTTCCACCGTTGCATCCTAATACATTGAATCAGTCTTCATCACAGCCACCTGTACCTGTTACTTACCCAGACTCAACTGTGGAGCTGCTACCACCGCCGCCGTTAACACCTTTCCCACCGCCACCACCGCCACCACCTCTGCCAGTAGCGCCAGTAGCGCCAGCATTCACACCCCTTGCTGATTTGACTATAGCAAGCACTTATGGATATGCCCCGGCACCTCCTTTTCCAAATTACCAGATGGTTGGTTTTCCACCGCACCCGGTTGCTGGAAATCAATACGGTTTTCAAGCACCAGAGGGATCCAATTACGCCGACCAACCACCTTTTCGAAgactgccgccgccgccgccaccaccaccaccactggCTTGA
- the LOC122011875 gene encoding formin-like protein 7 isoform X2 translates to MTNGPFNEQILADKLLNLNSTQHSIETLSHWCIFHRKKAKEVVEMWLHQFHLASRDQRISFLFLANDIVQNSRRKGLEFIEEFWKVLPDVLNGILDNGNDVEKNIVHRLINIWEQRKVFGSHESLKQDMLTKNIDSRNRNGKGISYKLKQPGGEQLQKLISAYSDASGFPFDEETLLDSCQAAVNFVESFETDTWNQRNFHGSGTVKELVKYHEVLRDSIKKLKAVESTRAIIVACLKEALLEQEIKYSQVRQQLKAAQSGYQLSVNLCNQFNIDMSPDRRLLESPDHGPPGFSSNYAFEYVEGNQKAGNSTSSTLEAAPDAPQLVASTSSTFEAVPGAPQLADLTISTQMQDHAQQFVRSNDIVGSTIEEDLQSNNKRLKLEDDPRVSFQPQPQFVPPFPPLHPNTLNQSSSQPPVPVTYPDSTVELLPPPPLTPFPPPPPPPPLPVAPVAPAFTPLADLTIASTYGYAPAPPFPNYQMVGFPPHPVAGNQYGFQAPEGSNYADQPPFRRLPPPPPPPPPLA, encoded by the exons ATGACGAATGGGCCATTCAATGAGCAGATTTTGGCGGACAAACTTCTTAACCTTAACAGCACACAACATAGCATAGAGA CTTTGTCACATTGGTGTATCTTCCATAGAAAGAAAGCAAAGGAGGTTGTGGAAATGTGGCTACATCAATTTCATTTAGCTTCAAGAGATCAAAGaatatcttttctctttttagCCAACGATATTGTTCAAAATAGCAGGAGGAAGGGCTTAGAGTTTATCGAGGAATTTTGGAAAGTTCTTCCTGATGTTCTCAATGGCATCCTTGATAATGGAAACGATGTTGAAAAAAATATTGTGCATAGATTG ATCAATATATGGGAACAACGCAAAGTTTTTGGCTCTCATGAATCTTTGAAACAAGATATGCTGACAAAGAATATTGATAGTAGAAATCGAAATGGGAAGGGTATTTCTTACAAATTG AAACAACCTGGGGGCGAGCAGCTTCAGAAACTAATTTCAGCTTATAGTGATGCATCAGGGTTTCCCTTTGACGAAGAAACATTATTGGACAGTTGTCAAGCTGCCGTTAACTTTGTTGAGAGCTTTGAAACGGATACGTGGAATCAAA GGAACTTCCATGGTTCTGGAACAGTGAAGGAGCTGGTTAAATATCATGAAGTGTTAAGAGACTCCATAAAAAAATTGAAGGCTGTTGAATCAACAAGAGCAATTATCGTTGCCTGTTTAAAAGAAGCACTACTTGAGCAG GAAATCAAGTATAGCCAAGTTCGCCAACAGCTGAAG GCAGCTCAATCTGGGTATCAACTATCAGTAAACTTGTGCAACCAATTTAATATTGATATGTCACCAGATCGAAGACTTCTGGAATCGCCAGATCATGGACCTCCTGGCTTTTCGAGCAATTATGCTTTCGAATATGTAGAAGGGAACCAGAAGGCAGGAAATTCAACATCCTCAACTCTGGAAGCTGCTCCAGATGCGCCACAGCTTGTAGCTTCTACATCCTCGACTTTCGAAGCTGTTCCAGGTGCGCCACAGCTTGCAGACTTAACAATCTCTACTCAGATGCAAGATCATGCTCAGCAGTTTGTTCGTTCCAATGACATTGTTGGGTCCACAATTGAAGAAGACCTTCAGTCGAACAATAAAAGATTGAAACTCGAGGATGATCCTCGAGTTTCATTTCAACCGCAGCCACAGTTCGTGCCACCCTTTCCACCGTTGCATCCTAATACATTGAATCAGTCTTCATCACAGCCACCTGTACCTGTTACTTACCCAGACTCAACTGTGGAGCTGCTACCACCGCCGCCGTTAACACCTTTCCCACCGCCACCACCGCCACCACCTCTGCCAGTAGCGCCAGTAGCGCCAGCATTCACACCCCTTGCTGATTTGACTATAGCAAGCACTTATGGATATGCCCCGGCACCTCCTTTTCCAAATTACCAGATGGTTGGTTTTCCACCGCACCCGGTTGCTGGAAATCAATACGGTTTTCAAGCACCAGAGGGATCCAATTACGCCGACCAACCACCTTTTCGAAgactgccgccgccgccgccaccaccaccaccactggCTTGA
- the LOC122011875 gene encoding formin-like protein 7 isoform X4, with amino-acid sequence MWLHQFHLASRDQRISFLFLANDIVQNSRRKGLEFIEEFWKVLPDVLNGILDNGNDVEKNIVHRLINIWEQRKVFGSHESLKQDMLTKNIDSRNRNGKGISYKLKQPGGEQLQKLISAYSDASGFPFDEETLLDSCQAAVNFVESFETDTWNQRNFHGSGTVKELVKYHEVLRDSIKKLKAVESTRAIIVACLKEALLEQEIKYSQVRQQLKAAQSGYQLSVNLCNQFNIDMSPDRRLLESPDHGPPGFSSNYAFEYVEGNQKAGNSTSSTLEAAPDAPQLVASTSSTFEAVPGAPQLADLTISTQMQDHAQQFVRSNDIVGSTIEEDLQSNNKRLKLEDDPRVSFQPQPQFVPPFPPLHPNTLNQSSSQPPVPVTYPDSTVELLPPPPLTPFPPPPPPPPLPVAPVAPAFTPLADLTIASTYGYAPAPPFPNYQMVGFPPHPVAGNQYGFQAPEGSNYADQPPFRRLPPPPPPPPPLA; translated from the exons ATGTGGCTACATCAATTTCATTTAGCTTCAAGAGATCAAAGaatatcttttctctttttagCCAACGATATTGTTCAAAATAGCAGGAGGAAGGGCTTAGAGTTTATCGAGGAATTTTGGAAAGTTCTTCCTGATGTTCTCAATGGCATCCTTGATAATGGAAACGATGTTGAAAAAAATATTGTGCATAGATTG ATCAATATATGGGAACAACGCAAAGTTTTTGGCTCTCATGAATCTTTGAAACAAGATATGCTGACAAAGAATATTGATAGTAGAAATCGAAATGGGAAGGGTATTTCTTACAAATTG AAACAACCTGGGGGCGAGCAGCTTCAGAAACTAATTTCAGCTTATAGTGATGCATCAGGGTTTCCCTTTGACGAAGAAACATTATTGGACAGTTGTCAAGCTGCCGTTAACTTTGTTGAGAGCTTTGAAACGGATACGTGGAATCAAA GGAACTTCCATGGTTCTGGAACAGTGAAGGAGCTGGTTAAATATCATGAAGTGTTAAGAGACTCCATAAAAAAATTGAAGGCTGTTGAATCAACAAGAGCAATTATCGTTGCCTGTTTAAAAGAAGCACTACTTGAGCAG GAAATCAAGTATAGCCAAGTTCGCCAACAGCTGAAG GCAGCTCAATCTGGGTATCAACTATCAGTAAACTTGTGCAACCAATTTAATATTGATATGTCACCAGATCGAAGACTTCTGGAATCGCCAGATCATGGACCTCCTGGCTTTTCGAGCAATTATGCTTTCGAATATGTAGAAGGGAACCAGAAGGCAGGAAATTCAACATCCTCAACTCTGGAAGCTGCTCCAGATGCGCCACAGCTTGTAGCTTCTACATCCTCGACTTTCGAAGCTGTTCCAGGTGCGCCACAGCTTGCAGACTTAACAATCTCTACTCAGATGCAAGATCATGCTCAGCAGTTTGTTCGTTCCAATGACATTGTTGGGTCCACAATTGAAGAAGACCTTCAGTCGAACAATAAAAGATTGAAACTCGAGGATGATCCTCGAGTTTCATTTCAACCGCAGCCACAGTTCGTGCCACCCTTTCCACCGTTGCATCCTAATACATTGAATCAGTCTTCATCACAGCCACCTGTACCTGTTACTTACCCAGACTCAACTGTGGAGCTGCTACCACCGCCGCCGTTAACACCTTTCCCACCGCCACCACCGCCACCACCTCTGCCAGTAGCGCCAGTAGCGCCAGCATTCACACCCCTTGCTGATTTGACTATAGCAAGCACTTATGGATATGCCCCGGCACCTCCTTTTCCAAATTACCAGATGGTTGGTTTTCCACCGCACCCGGTTGCTGGAAATCAATACGGTTTTCAAGCACCAGAGGGATCCAATTACGCCGACCAACCACCTTTTCGAAgactgccgccgccgccgccaccaccaccaccactggCTTGA
- the LOC122011875 gene encoding formin-like protein 7 isoform X3, with protein MWLHQFHLASRDQRISFLFLANDIVQNSRRKGLEFIEEFWKVLPDVLNGILDNGNDVEKNIVHRLINIWEQRKVFGSHESLKQDMLTKNIDSRNRNGKGISYKLKQPGGEQLQKLISAYSDASGFPFDEETLLDSCQAAVNFVESFETDTWNQTGNFHGSGTVKELVKYHEVLRDSIKKLKAVESTRAIIVACLKEALLEQEIKYSQVRQQLKAAQSGYQLSVNLCNQFNIDMSPDRRLLESPDHGPPGFSSNYAFEYVEGNQKAGNSTSSTLEAAPDAPQLVASTSSTFEAVPGAPQLADLTISTQMQDHAQQFVRSNDIVGSTIEEDLQSNNKRLKLEDDPRVSFQPQPQFVPPFPPLHPNTLNQSSSQPPVPVTYPDSTVELLPPPPLTPFPPPPPPPPLPVAPVAPAFTPLADLTIASTYGYAPAPPFPNYQMVGFPPHPVAGNQYGFQAPEGSNYADQPPFRRLPPPPPPPPPLA; from the exons ATGTGGCTACATCAATTTCATTTAGCTTCAAGAGATCAAAGaatatcttttctctttttagCCAACGATATTGTTCAAAATAGCAGGAGGAAGGGCTTAGAGTTTATCGAGGAATTTTGGAAAGTTCTTCCTGATGTTCTCAATGGCATCCTTGATAATGGAAACGATGTTGAAAAAAATATTGTGCATAGATTG ATCAATATATGGGAACAACGCAAAGTTTTTGGCTCTCATGAATCTTTGAAACAAGATATGCTGACAAAGAATATTGATAGTAGAAATCGAAATGGGAAGGGTATTTCTTACAAATTG AAACAACCTGGGGGCGAGCAGCTTCAGAAACTAATTTCAGCTTATAGTGATGCATCAGGGTTTCCCTTTGACGAAGAAACATTATTGGACAGTTGTCAAGCTGCCGTTAACTTTGTTGAGAGCTTTGAAACGGATACGTGGAATCAAA CAGGGAACTTCCATGGTTCTGGAACAGTGAAGGAGCTGGTTAAATATCATGAAGTGTTAAGAGACTCCATAAAAAAATTGAAGGCTGTTGAATCAACAAGAGCAATTATCGTTGCCTGTTTAAAAGAAGCACTACTTGAGCAG GAAATCAAGTATAGCCAAGTTCGCCAACAGCTGAAG GCAGCTCAATCTGGGTATCAACTATCAGTAAACTTGTGCAACCAATTTAATATTGATATGTCACCAGATCGAAGACTTCTGGAATCGCCAGATCATGGACCTCCTGGCTTTTCGAGCAATTATGCTTTCGAATATGTAGAAGGGAACCAGAAGGCAGGAAATTCAACATCCTCAACTCTGGAAGCTGCTCCAGATGCGCCACAGCTTGTAGCTTCTACATCCTCGACTTTCGAAGCTGTTCCAGGTGCGCCACAGCTTGCAGACTTAACAATCTCTACTCAGATGCAAGATCATGCTCAGCAGTTTGTTCGTTCCAATGACATTGTTGGGTCCACAATTGAAGAAGACCTTCAGTCGAACAATAAAAGATTGAAACTCGAGGATGATCCTCGAGTTTCATTTCAACCGCAGCCACAGTTCGTGCCACCCTTTCCACCGTTGCATCCTAATACATTGAATCAGTCTTCATCACAGCCACCTGTACCTGTTACTTACCCAGACTCAACTGTGGAGCTGCTACCACCGCCGCCGTTAACACCTTTCCCACCGCCACCACCGCCACCACCTCTGCCAGTAGCGCCAGTAGCGCCAGCATTCACACCCCTTGCTGATTTGACTATAGCAAGCACTTATGGATATGCCCCGGCACCTCCTTTTCCAAATTACCAGATGGTTGGTTTTCCACCGCACCCGGTTGCTGGAAATCAATACGGTTTTCAAGCACCAGAGGGATCCAATTACGCCGACCAACCACCTTTTCGAAgactgccgccgccgccgccaccaccaccaccactggCTTGA
- the LOC122011877 gene encoding calcium-binding protein CBP-like — protein sequence MAGYPPGSGYPPYGAPPAGQPYGYGSPYGAPPPSYGAPPPPYGGPAPSAPPAGEKPPKEGKNQSYSQPGYYGHSALPSASASQSPYPRPYSSGPFASLVPSVFPPGTDPNVVACFQAADRDGSGSIDDKELQQALSSYNQSFSMRTVHLLMYLFTSTNVRKIGPKEFTSVFYSLQSWRAIFERFDRDRSGKIDTTELREALLSLGFSVSPSILDLLVSKFDKSGGKSRAIEYDNFIECCLTVKGLTEKFKEKDTAYSGSATFTYESFMLTVLPFLIA from the exons ATGGCCGGCTATCCTCCCGGTTCCGGCTACCCTCCCTACGGCGCTCCTCCGGCGGGACAACCCTACGGCTACGGAAGCCCTTACGGAGCCCCGCCGCCGTCCTATGGAGCTCCGCCACCGCCCTATGGAGGCCCCGCACCGTCAGCACCCCCGGCGGGAGAGAAACCGCCCAAGGAAGGCAAGAACCAGAGCTATAGCCAGCCCGGGTACTACGGCCACTCCGCTCTACCATCCGCTTCGGCCTCTCAGTCTCCTTATCCAAGGCCGTACAGCAGCGGCCCGTTCGCGTCGCTCGTACCCTCAGTGTTTCCGCCGGGGACCGACCCCAACGTGGTGGCGTGCTTTCAGGCCGCGGATCGCGACGGAAGTGGGTCCATCGATGATAAGGAGCTGCAGCAAGCGCTCTCGTCCTACAACCAGAGCTTCAGCATGAGGACCGTTCATCTCCTAATGTACCTCTTCACCTCCACCAACGTCCGCAAGATCG GGCCTAAAGAGTTCACTTCTGTCTTCTACAGTCTTCAGAGCTGGAGG GCTATCTTTGAGAGGTTTGATCGTGACCGCAGTGGCAAGATTGACACTACAGAGCTCCGTGAGGCCCTTCTGAGCCTTGGTTTTTCTGTTTCCCCATCAATCCTGGATTTGCTTGTTTCCAAATTTGACAAATCTGGAGGCAAGAGTAGAGCCATCGAATATGACAACTTCATCGA GTGCTGTCTCACGGTCAAG GGTCTGAcagagaaattcaaagagaagGACACCGCATATTCAGGTTCAGCAACTTTCACCTACGAGTCTTTCATGTTAACCGTCTTGCCCTTTCTCATTGCTTAA
- the LOC122012766 gene encoding probable monofunctional riboflavin biosynthesis protein RIBA 3, chloroplastic, translating into MDCLLLSPPFSPQAAVSSSCQRSFVGFHSLSYRLIKKGWSRLRCGSIGGAENGSAVGGLGGAASSFGTLSAEITQETVDFFVSDAEGDPDQPSEGFCSIDQAVDALREGKFVIAVDGDEQDGENEGDLIMAATLANTKAVAFMIRHGSGIISVGMKEEDLERLMIPMMSPIITEIKDHSNAAATITVDARITSTGVSAADRAQTILALASPDSKPEDFRRPGHVFPLKYRNGGVMNRAGHTEASVDLAALAGLQPVSVLSTIVDPEDGSIAGLPALHTIAKEFNLPIISISDLIRYRRKREKLVEKIAVCRLPTKWGLFQAYCYQSKLDGTEHIAVVKGDIGDGQNVLVRVHSECLTGDILASARCDCGNQLDLALRLIEEEGRGVLVYLRGHEGRGIGLGHKLRAYNLQDQGHDTVEANLELGLAVDAREYGIGAQILRDVGVRTMRLMTNNPAKFIGLKGYGLAVVGRVPVISPITEENKRYLETKRTKMGHIYGSDLPESSP; encoded by the exons ATGGATTGCCTGCTGCTCAGCCCTCCCTTCTCGCCTCAAGCGGCCGTCAGCTCAAG CTGCCAAAGATCCTTCGTTGGCTTCCACAGCCTGAGCTATCGGTTAATCAAGAAGGGCTGGTCGAGACTCCGATGCGGTTCCATCGGCGGGGCAGAAAATGGATCCGCCGTTGGAGGACTTGGCGGAGCGGCGAGTTCGTTCGGCACTCTGAGCGCTGAAATAACGCAGGAAACGGTGGACTTCTTTGTGAGCGACGCCGAAGGCGATCCGGATCAGCCTTCCGAAGGCTTCTGCTCCATTGATCAAGCTGTCGATGCTCTCCGTGAAGGAAAG TTTGTGATTGCTGTAGATGGCGATGAACAAGACGGTGAGAACGAAGGTGATCTTATCATGGCAGCTACTCTGGCAAACACCAAGGCCGTTGCCTTTATGATTAGGCATGGTTCAGGAATAATATCCGTCGGAATGAAGGAAGAAGACCTGGAGAGGCTCATGATTCCTATGATGTCTCCCATCATCACTGAAATAAAAGATCATTCCAACGCAGCTGCCACAATCACAGTG GATGCCAGGATAACCTCCACCGGTGTGTCGGCTGCTGACCGAGCGCAAACTATTCTTGCTCTTGCTTCTCCTGATTCCAAGCCAGAGGATTTTAGAAGACCTGGCCATGTGTTTCCTCTAAAGTATAGAAATGGAGGTGTAATGAACAGAGCTGGCCATACTGAAGCATCGGTGGATTTGGCGGCCCTAGCTGGACTTCAGCCTGTGTCAGTTCTCTCAACTATCGTCGATCCAGAGGATGGTTCAATTGCAGGTCTGCCTGCATTGCACACAATCGCCAAGGAGTTCAATTTACCAATAATCTCAATCAGTGATCTGATCAG GTATAGAAGAAAGAGGGAGAAACTTGTGGAAAAAATTGCTGTATGCCGATTGCCTACTAAATGGGGACTTTTCCAAGCTTATTGTTACCAGTCCAAATTAGATGGAACTGAGCACATTGCCGTTGTGAAG GGAGATATCGGAGATGGACAAAATGTTCTGGTAAGAGTCCACTCTGAGTGTCTAACTGGAGACATACTCGCATCTGCTCGCTGCGATTGCGGCAATCAACTTGATCTCGCGCTTCGACTgatagaggaagaaggaagaggagttCTAGTTTACCTCCGCGGCCATGAAGGAAGAGGCATTGGCCTCGGCCATAAACTCCGAGCATACAATTTGCAGGATCAAGGCCATGATACGGTGGAAGCTAACTTGGAACTAGGCCTGGCTGTTGATGCCCGTGAATATGGAATTGGTGCCCAG ATTCTAAGAGATGTTGGTGTGCGCACAATGCGATTGATGACCAATAATCCGGCAAAATTCATCGGACTCAAAGGCTATGGACTGGCTGTTGTCGGAAGGGTCCCTGTCATTTCTCCTATAACTGAGGAAAATAAGAGATATCTGGAGACGAAGAGAACCAAGATGGGGCACATCTATGGCTCAGATCTTCCTGAAAGTTCACCCTGA